The genomic region AATGCACAAAGCCGTGCTGCGTGATTTTGGTGACGGCGTAACTGGCCCGCTTCCGCAGGTGATCCGGTTGCAATTTGTGCCAGGCGAGGTCTTTGCGATGTGAAGATCCCGCGAGACCTCAGCGGCTCCGACCTGATGAAGTGGGAACGGAGAACGGGTCAAAAAGTAGCTCCGCTCAACGCTGCGATGCAGAAACTACAGGCCGAAATAGTGGGCCAAGGTCTGACGGACCTTCGCCAATTCCGCGTCGGCAAGTACGCCAAGCCTCCGTTCCAAGCGCGCGATTGATACTGATTGTATCTGCTGAAAGTGGAATACTCCTGGCTTGAGGAACGGCTTCGCAAGCGCCAACTCCCATCGGTTGCCACGCCGCGCTGTCGTATGCGGTAGGACAGCAACGAGTGCCAATTCGTCGTCGGCCGGGTAGTTTGTAAGCAAAAGGCACGGACGCACTTTCGCGACCATGCCGAGATCGATCAGCCAGACTTCACCCGCCCTCACGCTTTGCATCCTCCGCTTCCATGCGATCGAGAAGCGCGAAGCCTTCCGCTGCAGTGTGCTCCGCGGCAGTCAATTCCTCAACTTCATCGATCGCGAGCGCCCGGCGGCATAGCAGCCTCCGTTCCTCGTGCGTGAGGTGTGGCAATTGGTCGAGGATCTCGGACAGGCTCATGGCGAGAGCATGGTTGGAGACTCAAACCTTTCAAGCCAAACCCTCCAGGTTCGATCCTGTGGTCACTGGACTCCCGGTCTGCGCACCATCTGAACGGCAGCCTGAAATGTAGGCTGGGTCAGCGGAACCAGGCGGAAAGCTCGGCGGGAGTGAAGGTGAGACCGGTGCGCGTTGTGCCGACGT from Opitutaceae bacterium harbors:
- a CDS encoding type II toxin-antitoxin system PemK/MazF family toxin, which translates into the protein MRAGEVWLIDLGMVAKVRPCLLLTNYPADDELALVAVLPHTTARRGNRWELALAKPFLKPGVFHFQQIQSVSIARLERRLGVLADAELAKVRQTLAHYFGL